In one window of Pseudorasbora parva isolate DD20220531a chromosome 7, ASM2467924v1, whole genome shotgun sequence DNA:
- the spaca6 gene encoding sperm acrosome membrane-associated protein 6 isoform X2: MLKNILMEEIIPIVEEFDEQTNNDTVYEFRLQAAANNFIEAASRLPRASGCFPPCGFQAKGAVYNCMTCQYDSCEFPLDCPVKEITVKENNRTQMWCKVPFLLPTDAEIIWRYAMESTMLMDKFDEVTVGVDPLYFIPSARPEHSGTYQCEIFSQEHSLVRIYYYLTVIPLEQFGHVELQDVFEQALLPGGRFPHLSRKDPFTLWVPSPALLTTCLTAMFLLIFLMLGVLYWLSYQIGTNHSDPAQETKSTEKKKYLIHC, from the exons ATGCTAAAGAATATCTTGATGGAGGAAATTATACCTATAGTGGAAGAATTTGATGAGCAGACAAATAATG ATACAGTGTATGAATTCAGGTTACAGGCAGCAGCAAACAATTTCATTGAAGCAGCCTCAAGGCTGCCCAGAG cCTCTGGATGTTTCCCCCCATGTG GTTTCCAGGCGAAAGGTGCTGTTTATAACTGCATGACCTGTCAGTACGACTCCTGTGAGTTCCCGCTAGATTGCCCCG TGAAGGAAATCACTGTAAAGGAGAATAACAGGACTCAGATGTGGTGTAAGGTCCCTTTCCTGCTGCCCACAGATGCTGAGATTATCTGGAGATATGCAATG GAGAGCACGATGTTGATGGATAAGTTTGATGAGGTCACAGTTGGAGTAGATCCACTTTACTTCATCCCTTCGGCCCGGCCAGAGCACTCAGGCACCTACCAGTGTGAAATATTCTCTCAGGAGCACTCTCTCGTCCGGATCTACTACTACCTCACAG TGATCCCTCTGGAACAGTTTGGCCATGTAGAACTACAGGATGTATTTGAACAGGCCCTCCTCCCAGGAGGCCGGTTCCCTCACCTGTCCCGTAAGGATCCATTCACCTTGTGGGTGCCCAGTCCTGCCCTTCTCACCACCTGCCTGACTGCAATGTTCCTGCTTATCTTCCTTATGCTAGG GGTGCTGTATTGGTTATCCTATCAGATTGGGACCAATCATTCTGATCCAGCCCAGGAAACAAAATCCACAGAAAAGAAGAAATATTTGATTCACTGTTAA
- the spaca6 gene encoding sperm acrosome membrane-associated protein 6 isoform X1, whose product MLKNILMEEIIPIVEEFDEQTNNDTVYEFRLQAAANNFIEAASRLPRASGCFPPCGFQAKGAVYNCMTCQYDSCEFPLDCPVKEITVKENNRTQMWCKVPFLLPTDAEIIWRYAMESTMLMDKFDEVTVGVDPLYFIPSARPEHSGTYQCEIFSQEHSLVRIYYYLTVIPLEQFGHVELQDVFEQALLPGGRFPHLSRKDPFTLWVPSPALLTTCLTAMFLLIFLMLGPLPSLEEGLLGCKVCDHAPSISKRKIIPQLDSGKENMVEGTPS is encoded by the exons ATGCTAAAGAATATCTTGATGGAGGAAATTATACCTATAGTGGAAGAATTTGATGAGCAGACAAATAATG ATACAGTGTATGAATTCAGGTTACAGGCAGCAGCAAACAATTTCATTGAAGCAGCCTCAAGGCTGCCCAGAG cCTCTGGATGTTTCCCCCCATGTG GTTTCCAGGCGAAAGGTGCTGTTTATAACTGCATGACCTGTCAGTACGACTCCTGTGAGTTCCCGCTAGATTGCCCCG TGAAGGAAATCACTGTAAAGGAGAATAACAGGACTCAGATGTGGTGTAAGGTCCCTTTCCTGCTGCCCACAGATGCTGAGATTATCTGGAGATATGCAATG GAGAGCACGATGTTGATGGATAAGTTTGATGAGGTCACAGTTGGAGTAGATCCACTTTACTTCATCCCTTCGGCCCGGCCAGAGCACTCAGGCACCTACCAGTGTGAAATATTCTCTCAGGAGCACTCTCTCGTCCGGATCTACTACTACCTCACAG TGATCCCTCTGGAACAGTTTGGCCATGTAGAACTACAGGATGTATTTGAACAGGCCCTCCTCCCAGGAGGCCGGTTCCCTCACCTGTCCCGTAAGGATCCATTCACCTTGTGGGTGCCCAGTCCTGCCCTTCTCACCACCTGCCTGACTGCAATGTTCCTGCTTATCTTCCTTATGCTAGG GCCTCTTCCATCGCTTGAAGAAGGCTTACTTGGTTGTAAGGTTTGCGATCATGCACCTTCCATCTCCAAGAGGAAAATAATTCCTCAATTGGATTCAGGAAAGGAGAATATGGTGGAAGGAACACCATCCTGA